The Benincasa hispida cultivar B227 chromosome 11, ASM972705v1, whole genome shotgun sequence genome has a segment encoding these proteins:
- the LOC120091240 gene encoding mitochondrial outer membrane protein porin of 34 kDa — MGKGPGLYSDIGKRARDLLYKDYQSDHKFTITTYSPTGVVITSSGTKKGDLFLADVNTQLKNKNITTDIKVDTSSNLVTTITVDEPAPGLKAIFSFKVPDQRSGKVELQYLHDYAGISTSIGLTANPIVNFSGVVGSNLLALGTDLSFDTKTGNFTKVNAGLSFANADLIASLTLNDKGDTLSASYYHTVNPLTSTAVGAEVAHSFSSNENTITVGTQHALDPLTSVKARVNNFGKASALIQHEWRPKSFFTVSGEVDTKAIEKSAKVGLALALKP, encoded by the exons ATGGGAAAGGGTCCTGGTCTCTACTCTGATATCGGCAAGAGAGCTAGAG ATCTTCTCTACAAAGACTACCAGAGCGACCACAAGTTCACCATCACCACCTACTCCCCCACTGGAGTT GTTATTACATCTTCAGGAACGAAGAAGGGTGACTTGTTTCTTGCTGATGTTAATACTCAGCTGAAGAACAAAAATATCACAACTGATATCAAAGTTGACACAAGCTCCAAT CTTGTCACAACTATCACTGTGGATGAACCTGCTCCTGGATTGAAGGCAATATTTAGTTTCAAAGTCCCTGATCAAAGGTCTGGCAAG GTGGAACTGCAATATCTCCATGATTATGCAGGAATCAGCACGAGTATTGGGTTGACAGCCAATCCTATTGTCAACTTTTCTGGTGTTGTTGGATCGAATCTTCTTGCCCTTGGTACCGATCTTTCATTTGACACCAAAACTGGAAACTTCACCAAAGTCAATGCTGGACTGAGCTTTGCCAACGCAGACCTAATTGCTTCTCTGACCTT GAATGACAAGGGTGATACGTTGAGTGCATCCTACTACCATACAGTGAACCCTTTGACTAGCACTGCTGTTGGTGCAGAGGTTGCTCATAGCTTTTCCTCGAATGAGAATACCATCACGGTTGGCACCCAACATGCACTTGATCCACTGACCTCGGTGAAGGCTCGGGTGAACAACTTTGGCAAGGCAAGCGCTCTTATCCAGCACGAGTGGCGTCCAAAATCATTTTTCACAGTATCTGGAGAGGTAGACACGAAAGCGATTGAGAAGAGCGCAAAAGTTGGACTAGCTTTGGCCCTGAAGCCATGA
- the LOC120090180 gene encoding thioredoxin H2: MGVLLSRIGVLLSNWFGPPTASAEAASSEPSSVLSFHSSARWQLHYNSAQESSKLMVIDFSATWCGPCRLMEPSFNAMASKYTDVEFVKIDVDELSDVAQHFGVQAMPTFVLLRKGKVVDTVVGARKEELEKKIQKHRSASG; the protein is encoded by the exons atgggaGTTCTTCTATCCAGGATCGGAGTTCTTCTTTCAAATTGGTTCGGCCCCCCGACAGCCAGCGCCGAAGCTGCCTCATCGGAGCCGTCGTCGGTGTTATCTTTTCACTCCTCAGCCAGATGGCAACTCCACTACAATTCCGCTCAGGAATCTTCCAAGCTC ATGGTGATTGATTTCTCCGCAACTTGGTGTGGACCCTGTAGGCTCATGGAGCCATCTTTCAACGCCATGGCTAGTAAATACACCGATGTTGAGTTCGTCAAAATCGATGTTGATGAGTTATCT GATGTGGCTCAGCATTTTGGAGTACAAGCAATGCCGACATTTGTGTTGCTGAGGAAAGGGAAAGTGGTGGATACAGTGGTTGGAGCCCGCAAGGAAGAGCTGGAGAAGAAGATTCAGAAGCACCGATCGGCATCTGGTTGA